Proteins from one Esox lucius isolate fEsoLuc1 chromosome 19, fEsoLuc1.pri, whole genome shotgun sequence genomic window:
- the dusp6 gene encoding dual specificity protein phosphatase 6, protein MLDKLKPVQFESVMAISKTVEWLREQLETRKDCLLVMDCRTQELYESSHVETAINVAIPSLMLRRLKKGNLPIKSLLSNGEDRERFARRCKTDTIVLYDEYSREWNENVDGGSVLGLLLKRMKDEGYKAFYLEGGFSKFQAEFPSLCETNLDRSFSSSPPTGHVLGLGGLRISSDSSDIESDIDRDPSSATDSDGSPLSNPQPSFPVEILPHLYLGCAKDSTNLDILEEFGIKYILNVTPNLPNMFENGGEFKYKQIPISDHWSQNLSQFFPDAISFIDEARGQKCGVLVHCLAGISRSVTVTVAYLMQKLNLSLNDAYDIVKMKKSNISPNFNFMGQLLDFEHTLGLKSPCDNRVVAPKQPLFFTTPTNHNVFQLDPLEST, encoded by the exons ATGCTTGACAAGCTCAAGCCCGTTCAGTTCGAATCGGTAATGGCGATCAGCAAGACCGTGGAGTGGCTGCGAGAGCAGCTCGAGACGCGCAAAGACTGCCTATTGGTAATGGACTGCAGGACCCAGGAACTCTACGAGTCTTCGCACGTCGAAACGGCGATTAACGTTGCCATTCCGAGTTTGATGCTTCGGCGCCTGAAGAAGGGCAATCTCCCCATCAAGTCCTTGCTCTCCAATGGCGAAGACCGGGAGAGATTTGCAAGGAGGTGCAAGACTGATACAATTGTGCTATATGACGAGTATAGCAGGGAATGGAACGAAAATGTCGATGGGGGATCGGTGCTTGGCTTGCTCCTCAAGAGGATGAAAGACGAGGGCTACAAGGCTTTTTACCTAGAGG GTGGGTTCAGCAAATTCCAAGCCGAGTTCCCTTCCTTGTGCGAGACGAATCTGGACCGCTCTTTCAGCAGCAGTCCCCCGACTGGCCATGTGCTCGGGCTTGGGGGGCTGCGAATTAGCTCGGACTCCTCAGACATTGAGTCCGACATCGACCGCGACCCGAGCAGCGCCACTGACTCAGACGGCAGTCCCCTGTCCAATCCCCAACCCTCGTTCCCAGTGGAGATCCTTCCGCACCTCTACCTGGGATGTGCCAAGGACTCCACGAACCTTGATATTCTGGAAGAGTTCGGCATCAAGTACATTCTGAACGTGACCCCCAACCTCCCCAACATGTTCGAGAACGGCGGGGAATTCAAGTACAAGCAAATCCCGATCTCGGATCACTGGAGCCAGAACCTGTCACAGTTCTTCCCCGATGCCATTAGCTTCATAG ATGAGGCCCGGGGTCAGAAATGCGGCGTCCTGGTCCACTGTTTGGCCGGCATCAGTCGCTCGGTGACCGTCACCGTTGCCTACCTCATGCAGAAGCTCAACCTGTCGCTGAATGACGCCTATGACATCGTCAAGATGAAGAAGTCCAACATCTCACCCAACTTCAACTTCATGGGCCAGCTCCTGGACTTTGAGCACACCCTGGGCCTGAAGAGCCCCTGCGATAACCGCGTGGTGGCCCCTAAACAGCCCCTGTTCTTCACAacccccaccaaccacaacGTCTTCCAACTGGACCCACTGGAGTCCACGTGA